The DNA window AGCATTCTCCGACAAAGCTGCACCTGGGGTCGCTTCATGCTTACTCCGCAGGCCTTTGATGAGATCCTCAACAAGATCCAATTTTCGTATGCGTTTTTCGATATCCTCCAAACGTATGGCTTTAAGCTTCGCGATGATGAACCAAGATTTGGCTGCTGGAACATCCAATATCAACCCCAACTAATAGATCAAGACGAACCTGGATTCGGTAGGCAGACAAGCAAAACATCTCCTAAAACACGGTTCGATTCTGAATACATACTAGAATTCACATATACACTTCGCTACGTTGAGGAAAATGGACGAAGACAAGGAAATCCATGGTCAATGCGACAGTGTGGCGTCTATCAAAAGCGCGACCCTGCTACAAAGAATTCCATATGGATACTCCTGCAACCACCAAGGTGTTTGTATGATAATATACGCAGTGCTTCTACAAACGACCATAACTACAACGATACGCGCGCCTTACCTTTACATGACGCAATTTTCTGGGCTATGGAAGCGAACTGGCGACGATACATAAAGTCCCTTGACACAACACTTCATGAGATGGTAAAGACGATATGCTACTATTTTGTTGGGCTACTTCATTAATGTGTCATAACTAACTGTTCCCAGCAAGATAAGGCATTCCACTCTCGAGTCGGACCTAAAGTCAATGACCATTTTTCTGTTGCCTTTGCAGATTATCAGGACATACAGAAATTCTTGACAAGAATACGTACCAACCTCTCTGCTCTCAAAAATAATTTTGGGGTCATAAAGGGTTACCAGGACTTTATAAACCATTCCGTGAGATATAATAACAAGTCATTAGTGTCAACAAGCTCGTTTGACCTCCAGACTATACAAAATTATTTTCGTAACCATTTGCAAGCGATGGAGGGACTCCTGGCAGACGGAGAAGGTACATCTCAAGTTGTAAGACTTTGTCCAGTTTGTTCTTGCAGAAAGACCATGCTAACGCAGTTCCTAGCTGGCTCATATCTTAAGCCATCGTAATAATCAGGCATTGATCCAGACAAGCGAGCATGTTCGACAGTTGGTTGAAAGCGCCAAGGTTGAGGGTCAAAATATCCAAAACAGCCTTCGAAGTTCACAAGACGATTCAAAGACAATCAAGATGTTGTCCATTATTGCAGTGCTGTACTTACCTGCATCTCTAGTCGCGGTATGTTAAGAAGCTTGACATGGGATTCAATGCTAACACATAGATATCTCTACACAGTCTGTTTTCAGTACCGGACTGATACAGTACGGCGAATCGGACGACCGAGGAAGTGTCCATCTTTCGACAAGTTTTTGGCTCCTCCCCGTTCTGACGCTGGCGCTATCATTTATCACGTTCAGTATCACCCAGATCGTTCTTCGACTGTGGCATTAACAAGATAACTTGAGCATAGCAGGAGAGTTGGATCTATGAGAAATTGCAAAGAAATTGTTAAACTTCACTATTGTTTTCTATTGTATTCAACTATTATGGATTGTAGTTACTAGATAGATAGAATCATTCATTTATAAAATCCCCAATTAAATCTGAGATATCACTTTTGTCAATCCATATAAGACAAGGAGGAACTGACTGACATCCCGACATCCCGTCCTTCCCCACCCCCCCTcagcaggcaggcaggcagtcAATCTGGAGTGGTCACGAGTGTCCTCTGGTTACAGTCAAACACTTTTCCAATTGCTACGTTGCAGATCATCCAATGTTCCTTCCTCCTactgcaatgcaatgcaatgcaatgcaatgtaATGCAACCAATCACTTTTGGCAATCATTTGTGAAAATACGAGAAGGTGCGCCCTGAAGAAATGAAGATTCATTTGGGGTCCAGAAACTGCAAAGATGATTAAAATAACTACCTACTTACTTCTTCACAACAAACCAAGTATCCTATCGTACCCTATCGCCGCGCCATCTTCTCTTATCACTTTCTCACTGCTTCAAAAATAAAATGCactgccttcttctcctgacCGCTGCGTCTCTCGCTGCGGCTTACGTTCCTTCAGTCAGCGTGCCTGCATGTCCCAAATACAACACCGTCAAGTTTTCCAAATCTGTTCCCGACCGTGATCCTTTTCCGCGTACCGAAGTCGATCTCTGCTACACAGACACGGCTTTGTCCCTACAATTCACGGCCCTGGACGAAAAATACTTCTACTTTAACGAATCCCAAGGAACCAACGATGATATCTGGGCTTACGAAGTTGTTGAGGCCTTCATCTACAAGGGAACCGACGATCCGCAGACCTATCTCGAGTACGAAATCAATCCCAACAACGTGACATACCAAGCCTTTGTCTACAACCCTTCCAAAGTTCGTGCTGAAGGCGCTCCATTCGACCATTTCTTTATCTCGGACCCTGAGGGTGATGGATTTGCGGCGGAGACACAGCTGAATAGGCGGGCAAAGAAGTGGGTGAGCAAGGCGCAGATTCCGCTGGGTCTATTTAACGTCGATCCTGGATGTGCACGCGGTACAAAGTGGAGGATGAATTTCTTTCGTACCGTTACGAGTCCCAGCATGTTTCCCGACCAAGACCTTGGTGGCTGGAGCTCACCCGACAAAGCCAGTTTTCACATTACCAAGTTCTTTGGCCATGTGAACTTTGTGTAGTTGGGAGGCGGTAATACGAGATTAAACCAGGTTAGCCGAATATCAAGATTGATTCATTCTTAATTGTTTATATATGTGAATCGCGAGTACATGTAGGTAGTTGTTGGTCCGCAAAGACGATCGTCTCCACCCATCCCAGATCCTTGGGTCGTCAGGGTTGATCAATGGCAAGGTTTAAACATTTCAACGAAGCGAAGCCGAAAGGTGTATATTTTTACCAACTTCATAGATGAACTTCTGTGTTGGTTTTGCCTAGGTAGCTACGTTGGGTCAGGAACAGTTTAATACGACCATCTTTCAGCAAAATGAAAACAGGCCGTTGGCAAAGGCAAAAGACAGGTCACCAAGTCATCGACAAAGGAAGAAAAACAAACAATGTGCTATAGTCATTTGAAGCAGGCAATAAATTGTATTTGTGACTTTGACATAAGTACTGACAAAACCCTTCGTGAGGCCGGGAGCCAGACGCTGCGCGAAGGGGCGTACTTCTCGTAAGCTGAAAGAAGCCCTCTCTGGAATTGAGGAAAAGAGGCCCAAAGTTAAAATACAACgcaagaagagaggaccaagaccaagaccaagagaTAGAGATACAGGCATTGCCTACATCTAGGATTGGCAGCTTTTTGCCAGCATCCGATTCTTATATTGTTGGGCCATGGCACACAACGAATTCTTCAGCTCGATCTCAGCCATCATTTCATCACGTCTGGTCTCAAGCCTTTCCAAGTAGTCATAAAACTCTTCTCGTGTAAGCTCGCTCACTGGGCGGTGTAGTTGCAGGTCACCGGGTAGCGGGAAAAGGGCTTGTGATTCTTCCAAGGCCTTCTTCAACTTGGGGTGGTCCAGAGGCTCGGATAGACACATGGCTACCTTTTGTATAGCCTTCAACTTCTTCGCCCCCATAGGCTTGATTGATTCAGGCTCGGTTGATTCAAACTCGGTCAATTCAAGCTCGGTTAATTCAAGCTCGGCTGATTCAGGCTCGGTTGATTCAGACTTGGTTGATTCGGACTTGGTGACTTTGTTTTCCTGCTTTGTCTGAGGTGAGATGCCTAAACAGTCTGACCTTTGTTTGAGCGCCTTAGACTCCAAACGAGAGGAGGTGCGGCGAGGCATGCTGTTCGATAGTTCAGTATTTCTATCGACCGTGTTAGAAAGTATATTGATCCGAAA is part of the Fusarium poae strain DAOMC 252244 chromosome 4, whole genome shotgun sequence genome and encodes:
- a CDS encoding hypothetical protein (TransMembrane:2 (i206-227o247-270i)), whose amino-acid sequence is MSSDDARYDDNVRLRQVLKSQEDRLFLSRDSDLTIVEVVQLSKTKATAPQGFISSFAKSAQELQNLISVLDFENSDVLFILRQSCTWGRFMLTPQAFDEILNKIQFSYAFFDILQTYGFKLRDDEPRFGCWNIQYQPQLIDQDEPGFDKAFHSRVGPKLAHILSHRNNQALIQTSEHVRQLVESAKVEGQNIQNSLRSSQDDSKTIKMLSIIAVLYLPASLVASVFSTGLIQYGESDDRGSVHLSTSFWLLPVLTLALSFITFSITQIVLRLWH
- a CDS encoding hypothetical protein (SECRETED:SignalP(1-15)) translates to MHCLLLLTAASLAAAYVPSVSVPACPKYNTVKFSKSVPDRDPFPRTEVDLCYTDTALSLQFTALDEKYFYFNESQGTNDDIWAYEVVEAFIYKGTDDPQTYLEYEINPNNVTYQAFVYNPSKVRAEGAPFDHFFISDPEGDGFAAETQLNRRAKKWVSKAQIPLGLFNVDPGCARGTKWRMNFFRTVTSPSMFPDQDLGGWSSPDKASFHITKFFGHVNFV